The window CGCGTTCGAACCACTTGACGTACCCCATGCCATCTGCCACGGCGAGGCAAGAGCCGTGGTTGACGACGGACATTAGTTTGGAGCGGGCACATGTCTGCCGGTTTCTGGCCGGCTCTCCCACAGGTGGTAGGCCGTAAAGCTCCAGAGATCCCTTTGACTTGTACTCGCCGCATGCGATGAGGGTTCTTCCCGGGGCAGATTTGGACTTTTCCACTTGCTCCAACGAGAGGCGTGCCTGGCGGCGGGCTTGAGAGTCTTCGTAGGAAAAGGGGTAGGGTAGCGATGTCATGCTGCAGAGATTGGCGCCCGAGTAGACTGTTCCTTTGATGCGGGAAAATTGGCGGCGGTCGTAGTGCAGGATGCTCTTGAAGCGACCGGCGACGTAGATGTCGTCGGATAGGCTGCTGGGCTGGCCTTCTACTGGGAGGTGAAGGATACTCACAGGCCCTGGCTGTGCAAGGGGGACGTAAGGGGGTAGAGGCGAGTCGTCAAATAGCTGTCGGTATGGATCTTGGCTGATGTCTTCGAGTTGTACTTTCGTCCCGTCAAAGGCATCTATCGTGTCAACAATATCGGCTCGAGGGGGGCTTCTAGATCGGTAGTCATGAAGGTGAAGGCCGAGGCTTGTGCCGACAGTGAGAGGAACGGCCGAGTTGGCGGCTGATAAAGTCGCGATAGACCACGGGAATGTCTCACGGTGTATGACTGACAGTGTGGGTAAGTCGACCTCGATAAGGTCTGATACAGGTAGTTGTTAGCCAGTTTCAACCGAAGAAAGTTGGTGACTACTTACTTTGCTGTACCGCAAAAAATGCCCTGTGTCTCTGGCTATCCACGCTCACACACTCAGTGACGCCAGAATCTATCTGATTAGATCTGGTCTTGGGACCGGCAAACAAGATGCCCGGTCGGCTACGAGCAACAATGGCACCTCTTTTCGTGGCAGAACCGCCACTGACATGCCAGAGGCAGACACTCCCATCATCTAGGGGAGAGACTGCCAGTACCTTTCCGTCCAGACGTTCTTCGCCGTCGGGATAGTACAAAGCTACCCCCCTGGTCTCCACAAAATCGGCTGCTGACCTGGACTTGGTTCCAGTGCCATGAGCGTATGGCGTCTGAAACCACGATACGACTATCGGGCCTTGCCGGCGTATGTATTCATCATACCAAGAGACCTGCTCATCAGGGAAGATTGGGTCCCAATTGGCCGTGATGCGAACTCGTTCTCTCTCTAGACGTTGCGAACTGCTGAGGCGGTCCCCGTCTACTTCTGAGCCAGAGATGCACTTTATCCAAGAGTCTTCATTTgcctctccagcttcctctgACGGAGCCCTCACACCgttggcggcttggaggagggcaaagtTGAGATTTTGCAGCCGAAGACGACTACGTAGCGAAGAGAGATAGGACGAGTCTCGCAAACATCTTGCGCGCcagacgacatcatcacgaGCAATTTTGCTGAACTCGCGGGAGACGCGTTGGACGGGGACAAGTTCTGGTGGCTCAAGAACTGCAATTTGTTAGCTTCAGGTCAGGAGAGAGGGAGTGAGGTCTTGAAAGAGAAAATGCGGTAGAACCACGTCAATTCTTCAACCCTCGTGGCAACTTTGGCCTGGCCTGCATAGCCGGATCTGGAGAGCTGGCCGGGTTGTCCACGGCattggcggggagggtggtggtgagcagcTTGGTAGAAAGTGGACCCTGGACTTACATGACAGTACGTGGAGCAAAAGCTCCTTAGGCAAACTCCCCAAACTTGCCATGACTTCGGGGCTTTCAAATATAGAATGCCTTGGACAAACAACTCCCCTCCAAAAGAATGAAAACTAGACTAGCATCTAGGAGAATGGGCACTTGTGGAGGGGCATGGATGAGGCGGGAAAGAAACAGCTCATTGCACAAGGGAAGAGAGGCATCCTCAAGTGCTTGTGCAACGGGTTCACAGAGACAGGAGAGAGGTCTTTAGGGCGTAGGACTTTGTTCCAAAGAATCGAAGCTTCAGGAACAAGCCCTCCTGCCCCAACCTAATGCGAACCAGTCTCCCCCACCTGGGCTCGGGAAGTGCCAGGCCCAGACCCCACAACCCCGCTCGGCGTGATACACCttcccacaccacccaaTAGATAAACCCTATGCCGATCACCCTGCTCGTCCGATAAGGCACCTGTCACACAATGAGGCTGCCGCAGCACACTATGCCCGATTCGGCCAATAATCCAATCCAGTAGATTTTCTTATGACGAAGTCTCTTTCAACGTCGTTCGGTTTTCTCACATCAGACGGCCTCGGTAGAATTTGGTGTGACATCTACTGCCGCGAGAACAGCACATGTTACCGCACGGGTGTGTCATGAAGCGTGGGATTAGTTGCGCGGTCCTGCACCGCTGCGTTCCACAATCGAGCTATTGGCAGCGGACCCCCAAATGAAACGATTCCGGCTGGCCTTCAAGGTTCCTACGGCAAGGTGCGCCTGTGATGTGGGGTCTGATGTTGGTGAACTGTGatgagcttggtgatgcGGATATGTGCGGGAGAGTGCGAGGGAGAGTGTGCAGGAGAGCCAGTTGCTGCCTTGGCCCTCGGCAGGCCGCTCGTGTTACTGATGGCCTTCGTGCAGGCATCACATGCTACACCCAAAGGCCGATATATAGGTATGTTTGAGAGGTACTGCCGCAATACTATATGTATGAAGTCGTTGGATGGCCCTTGTGATCCACTGCCATGCTGATGCCGCACAGCACCGGCTCTTGGGCAACGGCCAAGCAGccaagtaaacaaacccctTTTAATACCGATGCAATGGGTATGGATCTTTTATCATCCCCTCACTCCAAGTGTGTGTGCTGGTCTTTGCCTTGAATGCAAATCCTTGTCTTTGACTCATTTCCTGCTTTTTGCTTTTATTTTCTTGCCTTTCTTGCCCGCCCGTCTTTGATAGCATCGTGTAGGTACCTAGACACTATATTTTATACCCACGCTTTGATCACAGACACTGTGAGCTTAGAGAATGTCTACCACAAGTTCAGATCATAAGGATATAGTGCCTAGATAAAGTCGGATAATATTATGCATAGGCTCAAGATCTGAGCTTATACATACCACTCCCCGAACATCAAATAGAGACTATATTCTCTATTTGATCTTATATTATAGCTACTATAAGCTTAGATGTCATCTTTAATAAGTTTAGAATGTAGGGGTATGTCTATCACAGGCTTGAAGGTTACTGTGTATAAGTGTAAAAATCTAAGCTTACAGATACTGTTACTGAGCACAAAATAGACACAACATGTCATATCCAAGCTCAGATAGTGTCCTTGATGAGCTTAAATTGTAAGTGTAAGGTGTCTGTTACAAGCTTGGGTAATCTTATGCATAAGCTTAGACAGTGAGGGTGCAAATCTTCCTTATACTTTAGCTGtgcagaggaagatgagagATATCTATTTACATGTGTGCTCAAGGGATCTGCTCTCTGGGCCTTATACTGTATAGCCAGACAATGACTTCTACCAATTCAAAATACAAACGTACTAcgtcttcttcaccatcatccactACCCGGGGTTCCTCTGCTTGCAGTTGAGTTGGCAAAAGACATTGTTGCCACGAGTTCTATTTGTGGGTGGGCTCCTCGGTGGTTATGTTTGCGATGATTCTATGGAAGTTATGCTCCGGTGGGTGAAAATCCGGAATCTGGCGAAGGTACCTTGAATCCTGTTCAGTTTGCTAGTGCATAGCTCTCTGGCTGTTCTCAAGGATAGTGAGCACACTTGGTGGGCTTTGCTGGTTGTCCTTGATTGCAGCGTGGTGGAGTCCCGGCGTCAGCGGCACCCAGATTCGGACTTCCCCCTGTAAGAGACTTGAGGAGAGTTGATTTTCGTGTATCTCTCATGGCAGGGGCCACAGGGCTGCTCTTTGTCTTCTCTCTGTAGGAAGCTTGATTGAGGACATTGAATTTTTCGGAATGGGACGGGGTGTCTTTggcttaggtaggtagcctGGTGAGCCTTAAAATTTCTCTGGGACGAGATGGTTCCCATTTgggagggaaaaagaagaggtgTATGATAGCTTGTTGACTCTGGAAAGTGGTGGGAGCTTGTGCCAGTACTGTGATGATAGGTAGCTGATGAGGTCAGGAATTTATTCTGCTCCTGCTTGGCAATTTTGAGAAACTATCAGATCAATGTGGGTATTTTCTCACTTTCAAGTGAAGAATTTATATATCTGTGAATGTATGTGTCAAAGCCGGACAGTCATGGTGGAGTTGCCAGCGATGCCTTCCATGATGCAAACCTTGATATTTGCTTCACAAGTGGAGTTAACGTCCATTGTAGAATCGAAGCCAAAAGCAGTAAATGGAAGTATCCCGGGCAGTGTGTGCAAGAAGTATTACAGTTTTGACGCAAACGAATCTCAGGGTAGCCAGGCCGTGCATCTGACGATACGGAGATGATACTCTGCGCAAGGAAAGAGATGTGCACGGACCAGATTCAGGGGCTTGTTGACTTGGCTGTTAGGAGAGTGGTGCAGAAAGCGGTCCGTTGCCTGGATGTCTGTGTTACCTGCGGTATTAAAGCTCATGATCTCCTCTGTGTATGTGATCTCAACTTGACATTGGAAGGCCCTAGGCGGAAGAGCCTGGCTCATTGCCAGTGTGGGGGTACCGACGCCGAAATGGGATGGTCGAGCAAGAAAATATGCTCCCCAGGGGAGACACCTCGAGAATGAGGGGTAGTACCGACTGAGTTGCTCCGGGGGTGCTTCGAGGGGCACAGTTTGCTCTTTGGAAGTTCGCGATATCCTGTCCTCTCCCCCCATTCCATACCAAACTCTGctatcctctcctctcctctcttcttctcttcctctcacGCAACCATTCCTCAAACTTCAAACAGCTGATATCGAACAGAAACGACTGACCCAGCACCCTTTGATCCAAGTGGTCGATATTCTTTGTGCGCTtcctctcatcaacaacgtCGTTTGTGCCTGCGGTTGGCGCTCCTCCAGAGCACGGGCACAAAAAGCAGCTGTGAGGATCCAGGTATGTTGCTCCTTCGGGCCCATCTCCTCACCAAGGCCATCAAAATG is drawn from Podospora pseudocomata strain CBS 415.72m chromosome 1 map unlocalized CBS415.72m_1, whole genome shotgun sequence and contains these coding sequences:
- a CDS encoding uncharacterized protein (EggNog:ENOG503P0HR; COG:S); protein product: MASLGSLPKELLLHVLSFLEPPELVPVQRVSREFSKIARDDVVWRARCLRDSSYLSSLRSRLRLQNLNFALLQAANGVRAPSEEAGEANEDSWIKCISGSEVDGDRLSSSQRLERERVRITANWDPIFPDEQVSWYDEYIRRQGPIVVSWFQTPYAHGTGTKSRSAADFVETRGVALYYPDGEERLDGKVLAVSPLDDGSVCLWHVSGGSATKRGAIVARSRPGILFAGPKTRSNQIDSGVTECVSVDSQRHRAFFAVQQNLIEVDLPTLSVIHRETFPWSIATLSAANSAVPLTVGTSLGLHLHDYRSRSPPRADIVDTIDAFDGTKVQLEDISQDPYRQLFDDSPLPPYVPLAQPGPVSILHLPVEGQPSSLSDDIYVAGRFKSILHYDRRQFSRIKGTVYSGANLCSMTSLPYPFSYEDSQARRQARLSLEQVEKSKSAPGRTLIACGEYKSKGSLELYGLPPVGEPARNRQTCARSKLMSVVNHGSCLAVADGMGYVKWFERDGFTEVRRHRIGHSERTEGPSIFASMPGSGDLARKLLATRAAALFSGGEAQVNNNDLVFWTGEKLGLLGFSSQPGFGPSDFEKGEEQSATPEELQLQAQEQAYGQKMREALQRHANDVRLASYLGGASRGFQ